The following proteins are co-located in the Gigantopelta aegis isolate Gae_Host chromosome 5, Gae_host_genome, whole genome shotgun sequence genome:
- the LOC121373650 gene encoding zinc finger protein 431-like translates to MSDLKIFHMELQTKNTGGKPFQCGMCLKQFSTKSRIERHMFLHTAAKPFACELCSKCFAKPSTLKYHMHVHTGYRPFKCEECAKCFTRSSKLKQHILVHTGVKSFQCPVCEKHFSRSQNLKQHRMIHTGVKPFRCEVCTKCFASSSSLRLHRFIHTEDKPFICEECTKCFVQFASLKRHMLVHTGEKPFKCELCTKCFREKNKLNQHMSVHFSYKTYRCEVCAKCFPRKYNLKQHLLIHGGETPFKCEVCTKYFAQSCILKQHMLTHGEKSFKCEVCEKCFAQNSTLKHPC, encoded by the coding sequence ATGTCTgatctcaaaatatttcacatggAACTGCAAACTAAAAATACTGGTGGCAAACCATTCCAGTGTGGAATGTGCTTGAAGCAATTCTCTACTAAATCTAGAATTGAAAGACATATGTTCCTACATACAGCTGCAAAACCTTTCGCATGCGAACTATGCAGCAAATGTTTTGCAAAGCCTTCCACTTTGAAATATCACATGCACGTGCACACTGGTTACAgacctttcaaatgtgaggaGTGCGCCAAATGTTTCACAAGAAGCAGCAAGTTAAAACAGCACATTCTAGTGCATACGGGTGTCAAGTCATTCCAATGTCCGGTGTGCGAGAAACACTTCTCTCGCAGTCAGAACTTGAAGCAGCATCGGATGATTCATACCGGAGTGAAGCCTTTCagatgtgaagtgtgcacaaaatgttttgcaagCAGTTCTAGTTTGAGACTTCACAGATTCATCCATACTGAGGATAAACCATTCATATGTGAGgagtgcacaaaatgttttgtacAGTTTGCCAGTCTGAAACGTCATATGTTggttcatactggtgagaagcctttcaaatgtgaactgtgcacaaaatgtttcagGGAGAAGAATAAGTTAAATCAGCATATGTCAGTTCATTTTAGTTATAAAACATATAGATGTGAGGTGTGCGCAAAATGTTTTCCTCGAAAATACAACTTAAAGCAACATCTACTGATTCACGGTGGGGAGACGCcattcaaatgtgaagtgtgcacaaaatatTTCGCACAGAGCTGCATCTTAAAACAGCACATGTTGACTCATGGAGAGAAATCTTTCAAGTGTGAAGTTTGCGAGAAATGTTTTGCACAGAACAGCACATTAAAACACCCATGTTGA